Proteins co-encoded in one Sphingopyxis sp. BE259 genomic window:
- the trbJ gene encoding P-type conjugative transfer protein TrbJ — protein sequence MKNVINRALFAALLAGSTVTAIGTSAPAAAQVGGIVHDPRNYAQNILTAARTLEQINNQISMLQNQATSLANEARNLSSLPVSTLQQLQGQVDRTRQLLGQAQRVAYDVGDIQTAFDARYRGAALSGSQAAMVANAEARWNDSVGAFQDAMKVQAGVVTNMGVTRQSIGTLVSASQSATGALQAAQAGNQILAVQSQQLSDLAAAIAAQGRAQMLDAARSAAAEAEGRERFRRFRKAD from the coding sequence ATGAAAAATGTGATCAACCGCGCGCTGTTCGCCGCTCTGCTCGCCGGATCGACCGTGACCGCGATCGGTACATCCGCCCCCGCCGCGGCGCAGGTCGGCGGCATCGTCCACGATCCGCGCAACTATGCGCAGAATATCCTGACCGCCGCGCGCACCCTCGAGCAGATCAACAATCAGATCAGCATGCTCCAGAATCAGGCCACTTCGCTGGCGAACGAGGCGCGCAATCTGTCGAGCCTGCCCGTCTCGACGCTGCAGCAATTGCAGGGTCAGGTCGATCGCACCCGCCAATTGCTCGGGCAAGCGCAGCGTGTTGCCTATGACGTCGGCGATATCCAGACCGCCTTCGATGCGCGCTACAGGGGCGCTGCCCTGTCGGGCTCGCAGGCCGCAATGGTCGCCAATGCCGAGGCGCGCTGGAACGACAGCGTCGGTGCCTTTCAGGACGCGATGAAGGTGCAGGCCGGCGTCGTGACCAATATGGGGGTCACGCGCCAGTCGATCGGCACCCTCGTCTCGGCAAGCCAGTCGGCGACCGGCGCCTTGCAGGCGGCACAGGCCGGCAACCAGATCCTCGCGGTCCAGTCGCAGCAGCTCTCCGATCTGGCCGCCGCGATCGCCGCGCAGGGCCGTGCCCAAATGCTCGACGCCGCGCGCAGCGCCGCCGCCGAGGCCGAAGGCCGCGAACGCTTCCGCCGCTTTCGCAAGGCCGACTGA
- the trbK-alt gene encoding putative entry exclusion protein TrbK-alt, which translates to MGRAAKIAAVAVLGGVLMALAILHLSSPPASDTSPPNRIGGDASPVASTVSERCRTVTVADTECAAAWEAKRRHFLGQKD; encoded by the coding sequence ATGGGCCGGGCGGCGAAGATCGCGGCGGTCGCGGTGCTCGGCGGCGTGCTTATGGCGCTGGCGATCCTGCACCTCTCTTCGCCGCCCGCGTCCGATACATCGCCCCCGAACAGGATTGGGGGAGACGCAAGCCCCGTCGCTTCGACCGTTTCGGAGCGCTGCCGCACGGTGACCGTGGCCGACACCGAATGCGCCGCCGCCTGGGAGGCGAAGCGTCGCCATTTCCTTGGACAGAAGGACTAG
- the trbL gene encoding P-type conjugative transfer protein TrbL, with protein sequence MEDTGVIDQFLAVFSTYIDSGFGLLGGEVGFLSSTLIVIDVTIAALFWAWGADEDIIQRLVKKTLYIGVFAFIIGNFQGLAVILLESFAGLGLKASGGAMAIGDFMRPGVVAATGIDAAQPLLDASADLVGPVGLFTNFVQIMILLIAWVIVVLAFFILAVQVFVTILEFKLVTLAGFVLLPFAFFGRTAFMAERVLGHIVSSGIKVLVLAVITGIGVTLFDRFTQAGLGPEPDIEQVMAIALGALTLLGLGIFGPSIANGIVAGGPQLGAGAAAGTAVAAGATLAAGAAGATLATGAAAAAARGTAAAGARGAGSASAAYAAGSAGKSGAKAFGAGLANVARTAASGAAAPVRSMAERVRSNFAAGRDGAAASAAPARGADGPPAWAAAMRRRQTMTQGATIGAQTLKGGDSHGAGSAPDISEKD encoded by the coding sequence ATGGAAGACACCGGCGTTATCGACCAGTTTCTGGCGGTCTTCTCGACCTATATCGACAGCGGTTTCGGCCTGCTCGGCGGCGAGGTCGGCTTTCTCTCCTCGACCCTCATCGTCATCGACGTGACGATCGCGGCGCTGTTCTGGGCGTGGGGCGCCGACGAGGACATCATCCAGCGTCTCGTCAAGAAGACGCTCTACATCGGTGTCTTCGCCTTCATCATCGGCAATTTCCAGGGTCTCGCGGTCATTCTGCTCGAAAGTTTCGCCGGCCTCGGATTGAAAGCGAGTGGCGGCGCGATGGCGATCGGCGACTTCATGCGCCCCGGCGTCGTCGCCGCGACGGGGATCGATGCGGCGCAGCCTCTGCTCGATGCCTCCGCCGACTTGGTCGGTCCGGTCGGCCTGTTCACCAATTTCGTGCAGATCATGATCCTGCTCATCGCCTGGGTGATCGTCGTCCTCGCCTTCTTCATCCTCGCGGTGCAGGTCTTCGTCACCATCCTGGAATTCAAGTTGGTGACCCTCGCCGGCTTCGTGTTGCTGCCCTTTGCCTTCTTCGGCCGCACCGCTTTCATGGCCGAGCGTGTGCTGGGGCATATCGTCTCATCCGGCATCAAGGTGCTGGTGCTCGCGGTCATCACTGGTATCGGCGTGACCCTCTTCGATCGCTTCACGCAGGCGGGGCTTGGGCCGGAGCCCGACATCGAACAGGTCATGGCGATCGCGCTCGGCGCATTGACCCTGCTCGGCCTCGGCATCTTCGGTCCTTCAATCGCCAATGGCATCGTCGCTGGCGGCCCGCAGCTCGGGGCGGGTGCGGCGGCAGGCACCGCGGTTGCGGCCGGCGCGACGCTCGCTGCCGGGGCGGCGGGAGCAACGCTCGCAACGGGAGCCGCCGCAGCGGCGGCGCGCGGCACGGCCGCCGCCGGCGCGCGCGGAGCGGGCAGTGCTTCGGCTGCCTATGCCGCGGGATCGGCCGGGAAGAGCGGGGCAAAGGCCTTTGGGGCGGGGCTCGCCAATGTGGCGCGGACCGCGGCCAGCGGCGCTGCTGCTCCGGTTCGCAGCATGGCCGAGCGCGTCCGGTCGAACTTCGCGGCTGGCCGCGATGGCGCAGCCGCTAGCGCGGCGCCAGCGCGCGGCGCGGACGGACCCCCGGCCTGGGCCGCCGCGATGCGGCGGCGCCAGACGATGACGCAGGGCGCGACGATCGGCGCCCAGACCCTGAAGGGCGGCGACAGCCATGGCGCCGGATCGGCGCCCGACATCAGCGAAAAGGACTGA
- the trbF gene encoding conjugal transfer protein TrbF — translation MFKRPSNHYGRAHEPVTPYQRAAQVWDDRIGSARVQARSWRFAFFGSLLISGGLAAGLVWQAARGTITPWVVEVDKLGAARAVAPADADYRPTDPQIAFHLARFIEHVRSIPADPVVLRADWLSAYDFASATGAQALNDYARTNDPFAEVGKFQVAVDVSSVIRASKDSFRIAWTERRYQDGGLIERSRWSAIVTVTLQPPRTPDAITKNPLGLFVTAINWSKELSQ, via the coding sequence ATGTTCAAAAGACCCTCCAACCATTATGGCCGCGCGCACGAGCCGGTCACACCCTATCAGCGCGCCGCGCAGGTCTGGGACGACCGGATCGGATCGGCGCGCGTCCAGGCCCGCAGCTGGCGCTTCGCTTTCTTCGGATCGCTCCTCATCTCGGGCGGACTCGCCGCCGGGCTGGTCTGGCAGGCCGCGCGCGGCACAATAACGCCCTGGGTGGTCGAGGTGGACAAGCTTGGCGCCGCGCGCGCCGTCGCGCCCGCCGACGCAGACTATCGGCCGACCGATCCGCAGATCGCCTTCCACCTCGCCCGCTTCATCGAGCATGTCCGCTCGATCCCCGCCGATCCGGTGGTGCTTCGCGCCGACTGGCTCAGTGCCTATGATTTCGCGAGCGCCACCGGAGCCCAGGCGCTCAATGACTATGCGCGGACCAACGATCCCTTCGCCGAGGTCGGCAAATTCCAGGTCGCGGTTGATGTTTCCAGCGTCATCCGCGCCTCGAAGGACAGCTTCCGCATCGCCTGGACCGAGCGCCGCTATCAGGACGGAGGCCTGATCGAGCGCTCGCGTTGGTCTGCGATCGTCACCGTCACGCTCCAGCCGCCACGCACCCCTGACGCGATCACGAAAAATCCGCTCGGGCTTTTTGTCACCGCCATCAACTGGTCGAAGGAACTCAGCCAATGA